One Nitrospirota bacterium genomic region harbors:
- a CDS encoding arsenosugar biosynthesis-associated peroxidase-like protein, protein MGDYYKAEDLDRFGEVGKHNPELFKKFLAWYTAALEPGMLTKREKALIGVAVAHAVQCPYCIDAYTKACMEEGMSLEHITEAVHVAAAIRGGASLVHTIQAHNVADKLSL, encoded by the coding sequence ATGGGAGATTATTACAAAGCCGAAGATTTAGATCGGTTCGGGGAAGTAGGAAAACACAACCCTGAGCTATTCAAAAAGTTTCTTGCGTGGTACACTGCTGCTCTAGAGCCTGGCATGCTCACAAAACGGGAAAAAGCATTAATCGGAGTTGCCGTTGCGCATGCGGTTCAGTGTCCCTACTGTATTGATGCCTATACCAAAGCCTGCATGGAGGAAGGCATGAGCCTCGAACATATCACGGAGGCGGTTCATGTGGCAGCCGCGATCAGGGGCGGCGCTTCCCTTGTGCACACGATCCAGGCACATAACGTCGCGGACAAGCTCTCTTTGTGA